Proteins found in one Pelobates fuscus isolate aPelFus1 chromosome 10, aPelFus1.pri, whole genome shotgun sequence genomic segment:
- the ATN1 gene encoding atrophin-1 isoform X1, with the protein MSMRSGRRKESVGPREERRARGRASPGAISTSSSDSKSEKARPSGKVMKGRMDDSVSKSSKRDRVKDSSESEGEAGKTEKKVKMESPEVPRPPPDEESLDGQSCNEDGGSDPRDIDQDNRSTSPSLHSGDSESDASSVPSPKSFPSLYRGPNSPQPPSSPIPEVPILPPTSQAPQPVSQNELPTARSYQAPHLPQLYPSNSGVVKAGPQQPAQAKPPPTTPIAGLGSPRPQQGSPTASASVSTCSSSSTSYPHVSHNLPPPPALRPLNASPGLSPQVGEKAGQPLPPAPCTLRYPPYPSQYPSGYPHPYPPQGKYGQPQPGPHQTWAQSGINYSRSGGGPHYPQPPPQNGQVGGGQNIAGGFTASHHGGTRTQSPLNNHPPHPIPPAGHIQSAGSQGSVLHTHGGATTARGQSPNHPSTNPHHPHILPNRGRSPTSQSTLPPSGTPQTGHHPPQIQPGGLISSNAPLQSSGQHTVAGGGNGGGQSPAPTNSSHILPQPSSGGGNLGFPSQTENQQPTHPIYQPHSSPSVCNYPNNSQAYNTNYPFQGYKGPPPPAPPYKSGPPPPYKAGSFPTSTPPPLPSQSYKETSPPSSAPPPAPPAPPPPAPTAVQIKQEPPEECEGEGESPVPPVTSPSPPPKLVDTPSHASQSARFNKHLDRGYNSCCRTDLYFVPLEGSKLSKKRSEQIERARRESEQRAREERDRERERERELERNAKMESRSHDCPQLCPQQPPHHPSLTMPSPSSAPSRPPHFEPPGAVAAVPPYLGPDTPALRTLSEYARPHVLSPAGRAPQPGHPPHHPFYLPLGDPLLAYNLPAVFASDPSRAERELRERLKPGYEVKPGELDTLHPSSLPLPPPPASHHQPPQPPPSAAGVPPQMGLHPAFTYHHGQHAHAHALERERLTLGAAGGGPGGAPGGPGAAGGGRGELSYAERLAAERQHAERVAALSGDPLTRLQMLNVTPHHHQHSHIHSHLHLHQQDAIHAASAAVHPLMDPLTSGSHLTRIPYPAAGLPNPLIPHPLHDSDVLRQQIFAHNRMEGARHPVTRHCQSTAARASPYRDLPSSLSAPLSAAHQLQAMHAQSAELQRLALEQQHWLQTHHPLQGVPLPGQEDYYSHLKKETDKTL; encoded by the exons TCTCCTGAGGTCCCACGTCCCCCACCAGATGAGGAAAGCCTGGATGGCCAGAGCTGTAATGAGGATGGTGGCAGCGACCCACGTGACATTGACCAGGATAACCGTAGCACATCTCCAAGTCTGCACAGTGGAGATAGCGAGAGTGATGCCTCTTCTGTTCCATCCCCAAAATCCTTCCCATCTTTATACAGGGGGCCTAACTCACCTCAGCCCCCAAGCTCGCCAATTCCTGAGGTTCCTATTCTGCCACCCACCTCTCAAGCCCCACAACCAGTTTCACAAAATGAACTTCCAACTGCCCGAAGCTATCAAGCCCCACACCTTCCACAACTATATCCCAGCAACAGTGGGGTTGTGAAAGCTGGGCCTCAACAACCTGCGCAGGCAAAGCCACCTCCTACCACACCCATAGCAGGTTTGGGCTCTCCTAGACCCCAGCAGGGTTCTCCCACCGCCTCTGCTAGTGTGTCTACCTGCTCTTCGTCCTCTACATCTTATCCTCATGTGTCTCACAACCTTCCACCTCCCCCTGCACTGCGTCCTCTAAATGCCTCCCCTGGACTTTCTCCACAAGTAGGAGAAAAGGCTGGACAACCTCTACCTCCTGCACCATGTACCCTCCGGTACCCACCTTACCCAAGCCAATACCCATCTGGTTAtccccacccctacccaccacaagGCAAATATGGACAGCCTCAACCAGGTCCACACCAAACATGGGCTCAAAGTGGCATAAATTACAGTCGAAGTGGCGGTGGTCCCCATTACCCTCAACCGCCTCCCCAGAATGGACAAGTGGGTGGTGGACAAAATATTGCTGGCGGATTCACAGCCTCCCACCATGGTGGCACCAGAACTCAGTCCCCTCTTAATAACCACCCTCCACATCCAATACCTCCTGCTGGGCATATTCAGTCAGCAGGGTCCCAGGGCAGTGTTCTacacacacatggaggggctacaACAGCCAGGGGGCAGTCCCCTAACCATCCCTCAACAAATCCACATCATCCCCACATCCTGCCAAACAGAGGGCGCTCCCCCACTTCACAGAGTACTCTGCCTCCTAGTGGCACACCTCAAACAGGACACCACCCACCTCAGATTCAGCCAGGGGGGCTTATTTCATCAAATGCACCCCTTCAAAGCAGCGGGCAGCATACAGTTGCAGGAGGAGGAAATGGTGGTGGACAATCACCTGCACCAACTAACTCTTCCCATATTCTACCCCAACCCTCTTCTGGAGGGGGTAATTTAGGGTTCCCATCACAGACAGAGAACCAACAGCCCACACATCCCATTTATCAGCCTCATTCTTCCCCTTCAGTTTGTAACTATCCCAACAATTCTCAAGCGTATAATACTAATTACCCTTTCCAAGGCTATAAGGGGCCACCTCCACCTGCTCCTCCCTACAAAAGTGGGCCTCCACCGCCTTATAAGGCAGGATCTTTTCCAACCTCtaccccaccccctctccctTCCCAAAGTTATAAGGAGACTTCACCTCCATCCTCTGCACCTCCTCCTGCACCTCCTGCACCTCCTCCACCAGCTCCTACAGCGGTACAAATAAAACAGGAACCTCCTGAAGAGTGTGAAGGGGAAGGAGAAAGTCCAGTCCCACCAGTCACCAGCCCCTCTCCACCACCAAAGCTTGTGGACACACCAAGTCATGCCAGCCAGTCTGCCAG GTTTAACAAGCACCTGGACCGTGGTTATAACTCCTGTTGCCGGACcgatctttattttgtgcccctTGAAGGCTCCAAGCTGTCCAAAAAACGCTCTGAACAAATAGAAAGAGCACGAAGAGAGAGTGAACAGAGAGCTCGCGAAGAGCGTGACCGCGAGCGTGAGAGGGAGCGTGAGCTGGAGAGGAACGCG AAAATGGAGTCTCGCTCTCATGACTGCCCTCAGCTCTGTCCTCAACAGCCTCCTCATCACCCCTCTTTAACTATGCCATCTCCATCCTCAGCACCCTCACGGCCTCCTCACTTTGAACCTCCTGGAGCTGTGGCTGCTGTTCCTCCTTATCTGGGTCCTGATACTCCTGCCCTTCGCACCCTTAGTGAATATGCTCGTCCCCATGTACTTTCACCAGCTGGACGAGCTCCACAGCCTGGACACCCACCTCACCACCCTTTCTACCTACCCCTAGGAGACCCACTTCTTGCCTATAACCTTCCTGCTGTGTTTGCAAGTGACCCTTCAAGGGCTGAGCGTGAGCTTAGGGAGAGGCTGAAGCCTGGGTATGAAGTTAAACCAGGGGAGCTGGATACCCTTCACccatcctcccttcctctcccaccTCCTCCAGCATCACACCATCAACCTCCACAACCTCCTCCATCTGCTGCAGGTGTACCTCCTCAAATGGGGTTACATCCTGCTTTCACTTATCATCATGGGCAACACGCACATGCTCATGCCCTAGAAAGAGAGAGATTGACCTTGGGGGCTGCTGGTGGAGGACCTGGTGGAGCACCTGGAGGACCTGGAGCAGCGGGGGGTGGCCGTGGAGAGCTGTCCTATGCAGAGCGTCTGGCTGCAGAGCGGCAGCATGCTGAAAGAGTGGCGGCTCTGAGTGGAGATCCTCTCACAAGACTCCAAATGCTGAATGTGACCCCTCATCATCATCAGCATTCACACATTCACTCCCACTTACACCTACACCAGCAGGATGCTATCCATGCAG CCTCTGCTGCTGTGCACCCCCTTATGGATCCACTAACTTCAGGATCCCATCTCACACGGATCCCATATCCTGCAGCTGGTCTACCAAATCCCCTGATTCCCCACCCCTTGCACGACAGTGATGTGCTACGGCAGCAAATCTTTG CGCATAACAGAATGGAGGGGGCCCGCCATCCGGTCACAAGGCACTGTCAGTCAACTGCAGCGAGAG CCTCTCCCTACAGGGACCTCCCGAGCTCCTTGTCTGCTCCCCTCTCTGCCGCTCACCAGCTGCAAGCGATGCATGCGCAGTCAGCAGAACTACAGCGCCTTGCCCTGGAGCAACAGCACTGGTTACAGACGCACCACCCCTTGCAGGGAGTCCCTCTCCCTGGGCAAGAAGATTACTACAG tcaTTTGAAGAAGGAAACAGATAAAACTCTGTAA
- the ATN1 gene encoding atrophin-1 isoform X3, whose amino-acid sequence MSMRSGRRKESVGPREERRARGRASPGAISTSSSDSKSEKARPSGKVMKGRMDDSVSKSSKRDRVKDSSESEGEAGKTEKKVKMESPEVPRPPPDEESLDGQSCNEDGGSDPRDIDQDNRSTSPSLHSGDSESDASSVPSPKSFPSLYRGPNSPQPPSSPIPEVPILPPTSQAPQPVSQNELPTARSYQAPHLPQLYPSNSGVVKAGPQQPAQAKPPPTTPIAGLGSPRPQQGSPTASASVSTCSSSSTSYPHVSHNLPPPPALRPLNASPGLSPQVGEKAGQPLPPAPCTLRYPPYPSQYPSGYPHPYPPQGKYGQPQPGPHQTWAQSGINYSRSGGGPHYPQPPPQNGQVGGGQNIAGGFTASHHGGTRTQSPLNNHPPHPIPPAGHIQSAGSQGSVLHTHGGATTARGQSPNHPSTNPHHPHILPNRGRSPTSQSTLPPSGTPQTGHHPPQIQPGGLISSNAPLQSSGQHTVAGGGNGGGQSPAPTNSSHILPQPSSGGGNLGFPSQTENQQPTHPIYQPHSSPSVCNYPNNSQAYNTNYPFQGYKGPPPPAPPYKSGPPPPYKAGSFPTSTPPPLPSQSYKETSPPSSAPPPAPPAPPPPAPTAVQIKQEPPEECEGEGESPVPPVTSPSPPPKLVDTPSHASQSARFNKHLDRGYNSCCRTDLYFVPLEGSKLSKKRSEQIERARRESEQRAREERDRERERERELERNAKMESRSHDCPQLCPQQPPHHPSLTMPSPSSAPSRPPHFEPPGAVAAVPPYLGPDTPALRTLSEYARPHVLSPAGRAPQPGHPPHHPFYLPLGDPLLAYNLPAVFASDPSRAERELRERLKPGYEVKPGELDTLHPSSLPLPPPPASHHQPPQPPPSAAGVPPQMGLHPAFTYHHGQHAHAHALERERLTLGAAGGGPGGAPGGPGAAGGGRGELSYAERLAAERQHAERVAALSGDPLTRLQMLNVTPHHHQHSHIHSHLHLHQQDAIHAASAAVHPLMDPLTSGSHLTRIPYPAAGLPNPLIPHPLHDSDVLRQQIFASPYRDLPSSLSAPLSAAHQLQAMHAQSAELQRLALEQQHWLQTHHPLQGVPLPGQEDYYSHLKKETDKTL is encoded by the exons TCTCCTGAGGTCCCACGTCCCCCACCAGATGAGGAAAGCCTGGATGGCCAGAGCTGTAATGAGGATGGTGGCAGCGACCCACGTGACATTGACCAGGATAACCGTAGCACATCTCCAAGTCTGCACAGTGGAGATAGCGAGAGTGATGCCTCTTCTGTTCCATCCCCAAAATCCTTCCCATCTTTATACAGGGGGCCTAACTCACCTCAGCCCCCAAGCTCGCCAATTCCTGAGGTTCCTATTCTGCCACCCACCTCTCAAGCCCCACAACCAGTTTCACAAAATGAACTTCCAACTGCCCGAAGCTATCAAGCCCCACACCTTCCACAACTATATCCCAGCAACAGTGGGGTTGTGAAAGCTGGGCCTCAACAACCTGCGCAGGCAAAGCCACCTCCTACCACACCCATAGCAGGTTTGGGCTCTCCTAGACCCCAGCAGGGTTCTCCCACCGCCTCTGCTAGTGTGTCTACCTGCTCTTCGTCCTCTACATCTTATCCTCATGTGTCTCACAACCTTCCACCTCCCCCTGCACTGCGTCCTCTAAATGCCTCCCCTGGACTTTCTCCACAAGTAGGAGAAAAGGCTGGACAACCTCTACCTCCTGCACCATGTACCCTCCGGTACCCACCTTACCCAAGCCAATACCCATCTGGTTAtccccacccctacccaccacaagGCAAATATGGACAGCCTCAACCAGGTCCACACCAAACATGGGCTCAAAGTGGCATAAATTACAGTCGAAGTGGCGGTGGTCCCCATTACCCTCAACCGCCTCCCCAGAATGGACAAGTGGGTGGTGGACAAAATATTGCTGGCGGATTCACAGCCTCCCACCATGGTGGCACCAGAACTCAGTCCCCTCTTAATAACCACCCTCCACATCCAATACCTCCTGCTGGGCATATTCAGTCAGCAGGGTCCCAGGGCAGTGTTCTacacacacatggaggggctacaACAGCCAGGGGGCAGTCCCCTAACCATCCCTCAACAAATCCACATCATCCCCACATCCTGCCAAACAGAGGGCGCTCCCCCACTTCACAGAGTACTCTGCCTCCTAGTGGCACACCTCAAACAGGACACCACCCACCTCAGATTCAGCCAGGGGGGCTTATTTCATCAAATGCACCCCTTCAAAGCAGCGGGCAGCATACAGTTGCAGGAGGAGGAAATGGTGGTGGACAATCACCTGCACCAACTAACTCTTCCCATATTCTACCCCAACCCTCTTCTGGAGGGGGTAATTTAGGGTTCCCATCACAGACAGAGAACCAACAGCCCACACATCCCATTTATCAGCCTCATTCTTCCCCTTCAGTTTGTAACTATCCCAACAATTCTCAAGCGTATAATACTAATTACCCTTTCCAAGGCTATAAGGGGCCACCTCCACCTGCTCCTCCCTACAAAAGTGGGCCTCCACCGCCTTATAAGGCAGGATCTTTTCCAACCTCtaccccaccccctctccctTCCCAAAGTTATAAGGAGACTTCACCTCCATCCTCTGCACCTCCTCCTGCACCTCCTGCACCTCCTCCACCAGCTCCTACAGCGGTACAAATAAAACAGGAACCTCCTGAAGAGTGTGAAGGGGAAGGAGAAAGTCCAGTCCCACCAGTCACCAGCCCCTCTCCACCACCAAAGCTTGTGGACACACCAAGTCATGCCAGCCAGTCTGCCAG GTTTAACAAGCACCTGGACCGTGGTTATAACTCCTGTTGCCGGACcgatctttattttgtgcccctTGAAGGCTCCAAGCTGTCCAAAAAACGCTCTGAACAAATAGAAAGAGCACGAAGAGAGAGTGAACAGAGAGCTCGCGAAGAGCGTGACCGCGAGCGTGAGAGGGAGCGTGAGCTGGAGAGGAACGCG AAAATGGAGTCTCGCTCTCATGACTGCCCTCAGCTCTGTCCTCAACAGCCTCCTCATCACCCCTCTTTAACTATGCCATCTCCATCCTCAGCACCCTCACGGCCTCCTCACTTTGAACCTCCTGGAGCTGTGGCTGCTGTTCCTCCTTATCTGGGTCCTGATACTCCTGCCCTTCGCACCCTTAGTGAATATGCTCGTCCCCATGTACTTTCACCAGCTGGACGAGCTCCACAGCCTGGACACCCACCTCACCACCCTTTCTACCTACCCCTAGGAGACCCACTTCTTGCCTATAACCTTCCTGCTGTGTTTGCAAGTGACCCTTCAAGGGCTGAGCGTGAGCTTAGGGAGAGGCTGAAGCCTGGGTATGAAGTTAAACCAGGGGAGCTGGATACCCTTCACccatcctcccttcctctcccaccTCCTCCAGCATCACACCATCAACCTCCACAACCTCCTCCATCTGCTGCAGGTGTACCTCCTCAAATGGGGTTACATCCTGCTTTCACTTATCATCATGGGCAACACGCACATGCTCATGCCCTAGAAAGAGAGAGATTGACCTTGGGGGCTGCTGGTGGAGGACCTGGTGGAGCACCTGGAGGACCTGGAGCAGCGGGGGGTGGCCGTGGAGAGCTGTCCTATGCAGAGCGTCTGGCTGCAGAGCGGCAGCATGCTGAAAGAGTGGCGGCTCTGAGTGGAGATCCTCTCACAAGACTCCAAATGCTGAATGTGACCCCTCATCATCATCAGCATTCACACATTCACTCCCACTTACACCTACACCAGCAGGATGCTATCCATGCAG CCTCTGCTGCTGTGCACCCCCTTATGGATCCACTAACTTCAGGATCCCATCTCACACGGATCCCATATCCTGCAGCTGGTCTACCAAATCCCCTGATTCCCCACCCCTTGCACGACAGTGATGTGCTACGGCAGCAAATCTTTG CCTCTCCCTACAGGGACCTCCCGAGCTCCTTGTCTGCTCCCCTCTCTGCCGCTCACCAGCTGCAAGCGATGCATGCGCAGTCAGCAGAACTACAGCGCCTTGCCCTGGAGCAACAGCACTGGTTACAGACGCACCACCCCTTGCAGGGAGTCCCTCTCCCTGGGCAAGAAGATTACTACAG tcaTTTGAAGAAGGAAACAGATAAAACTCTGTAA
- the ATN1 gene encoding atrophin-1 isoform X2, with product MSMRSGRRKESVGPREERRARGRASPGAISTSSSDSKSEKARPSGKVMKGRMDDSVSKSSKRDRVKDSSESEGEAGKTEKKVKMESPEVPRPPPDEESLDGQSCNEDGGSDPRDIDQDNRSTSPSLHSGDSESDASSVPSPKSFPSLYRGPNSPQPPSSPIPEVPILPPTSQAPQPVSQNELPTARSYQAPHLPQLYPSNSGVVKAGPQQPAQAKPPPTTPIAGLGSPRPQQGSPTASASVSTCSSSSTSYPHVSHNLPPPPALRPLNASPGLSPQVGEKAGQPLPPAPCTLRYPPYPSQYPSGYPHPYPPQGKYGQPQPGPHQTWAQSGINYSRSGGGPHYPQPPPQNGQVGGGQNIAGGFTASHHGGTRTQSPLNNHPPHPIPPAGHIQSAGSQGSVLHTHGGATTARGQSPNHPSTNPHHPHILPNRGRSPTSQSTLPPSGTPQTGHHPPQIQPGGLISSNAPLQSSGQHTVAGGGNGGGQSPAPTNSSHILPQPSSGGGNLGFPSQTENQQPTHPIYQPHSSPSVCNYPNNSQAYNTNYPFQGYKGPPPPAPPYKSGPPPPYKAGSFPTSTPPPLPSQSYKETSPPSSAPPPAPPAPPPPAPTAVQIKQEPPEECEGEGESPVPPVTSPSPPPKLVDTPSHASQSARFNKHLDRGYNSCCRTDLYFVPLEGSKLSKKRSEQIERARRESEQRAREERDRERERERELERNAKMESRSHDCPQLCPQQPPHHPSLTMPSPSSAPSRPPHFEPPGAVAAVPPYLGPDTPALRTLSEYARPHVLSPAGRAPQPGHPPHHPFYLPLGDPLLAYNLPAVFASDPSRAERELRERLKPGYEVKPGELDTLHPSSLPLPPPPASHHQPPQPPPSAAGVPPQMGLHPAFTYHHGQHAHAHALERERLTLGAAGGGPGGAPGGPGAAGGGRGELSYAERLAAERQHAERVAALSGDPLTRLQMLNVTPHHHQHSHIHSHLHLHQQDAIHAASAAVHPLMDPLTSGSHLTRIPYPAAGLPNPLIPHPLHDSDVLRQQIFAHNRMEGARHPVTRHCQSTAARASPYRDLPSSLSAPLSAAHQLQAMHAQSAELQRLALEQQHWLQTHHPLQGVPLPGQEDYYR from the exons TCTCCTGAGGTCCCACGTCCCCCACCAGATGAGGAAAGCCTGGATGGCCAGAGCTGTAATGAGGATGGTGGCAGCGACCCACGTGACATTGACCAGGATAACCGTAGCACATCTCCAAGTCTGCACAGTGGAGATAGCGAGAGTGATGCCTCTTCTGTTCCATCCCCAAAATCCTTCCCATCTTTATACAGGGGGCCTAACTCACCTCAGCCCCCAAGCTCGCCAATTCCTGAGGTTCCTATTCTGCCACCCACCTCTCAAGCCCCACAACCAGTTTCACAAAATGAACTTCCAACTGCCCGAAGCTATCAAGCCCCACACCTTCCACAACTATATCCCAGCAACAGTGGGGTTGTGAAAGCTGGGCCTCAACAACCTGCGCAGGCAAAGCCACCTCCTACCACACCCATAGCAGGTTTGGGCTCTCCTAGACCCCAGCAGGGTTCTCCCACCGCCTCTGCTAGTGTGTCTACCTGCTCTTCGTCCTCTACATCTTATCCTCATGTGTCTCACAACCTTCCACCTCCCCCTGCACTGCGTCCTCTAAATGCCTCCCCTGGACTTTCTCCACAAGTAGGAGAAAAGGCTGGACAACCTCTACCTCCTGCACCATGTACCCTCCGGTACCCACCTTACCCAAGCCAATACCCATCTGGTTAtccccacccctacccaccacaagGCAAATATGGACAGCCTCAACCAGGTCCACACCAAACATGGGCTCAAAGTGGCATAAATTACAGTCGAAGTGGCGGTGGTCCCCATTACCCTCAACCGCCTCCCCAGAATGGACAAGTGGGTGGTGGACAAAATATTGCTGGCGGATTCACAGCCTCCCACCATGGTGGCACCAGAACTCAGTCCCCTCTTAATAACCACCCTCCACATCCAATACCTCCTGCTGGGCATATTCAGTCAGCAGGGTCCCAGGGCAGTGTTCTacacacacatggaggggctacaACAGCCAGGGGGCAGTCCCCTAACCATCCCTCAACAAATCCACATCATCCCCACATCCTGCCAAACAGAGGGCGCTCCCCCACTTCACAGAGTACTCTGCCTCCTAGTGGCACACCTCAAACAGGACACCACCCACCTCAGATTCAGCCAGGGGGGCTTATTTCATCAAATGCACCCCTTCAAAGCAGCGGGCAGCATACAGTTGCAGGAGGAGGAAATGGTGGTGGACAATCACCTGCACCAACTAACTCTTCCCATATTCTACCCCAACCCTCTTCTGGAGGGGGTAATTTAGGGTTCCCATCACAGACAGAGAACCAACAGCCCACACATCCCATTTATCAGCCTCATTCTTCCCCTTCAGTTTGTAACTATCCCAACAATTCTCAAGCGTATAATACTAATTACCCTTTCCAAGGCTATAAGGGGCCACCTCCACCTGCTCCTCCCTACAAAAGTGGGCCTCCACCGCCTTATAAGGCAGGATCTTTTCCAACCTCtaccccaccccctctccctTCCCAAAGTTATAAGGAGACTTCACCTCCATCCTCTGCACCTCCTCCTGCACCTCCTGCACCTCCTCCACCAGCTCCTACAGCGGTACAAATAAAACAGGAACCTCCTGAAGAGTGTGAAGGGGAAGGAGAAAGTCCAGTCCCACCAGTCACCAGCCCCTCTCCACCACCAAAGCTTGTGGACACACCAAGTCATGCCAGCCAGTCTGCCAG GTTTAACAAGCACCTGGACCGTGGTTATAACTCCTGTTGCCGGACcgatctttattttgtgcccctTGAAGGCTCCAAGCTGTCCAAAAAACGCTCTGAACAAATAGAAAGAGCACGAAGAGAGAGTGAACAGAGAGCTCGCGAAGAGCGTGACCGCGAGCGTGAGAGGGAGCGTGAGCTGGAGAGGAACGCG AAAATGGAGTCTCGCTCTCATGACTGCCCTCAGCTCTGTCCTCAACAGCCTCCTCATCACCCCTCTTTAACTATGCCATCTCCATCCTCAGCACCCTCACGGCCTCCTCACTTTGAACCTCCTGGAGCTGTGGCTGCTGTTCCTCCTTATCTGGGTCCTGATACTCCTGCCCTTCGCACCCTTAGTGAATATGCTCGTCCCCATGTACTTTCACCAGCTGGACGAGCTCCACAGCCTGGACACCCACCTCACCACCCTTTCTACCTACCCCTAGGAGACCCACTTCTTGCCTATAACCTTCCTGCTGTGTTTGCAAGTGACCCTTCAAGGGCTGAGCGTGAGCTTAGGGAGAGGCTGAAGCCTGGGTATGAAGTTAAACCAGGGGAGCTGGATACCCTTCACccatcctcccttcctctcccaccTCCTCCAGCATCACACCATCAACCTCCACAACCTCCTCCATCTGCTGCAGGTGTACCTCCTCAAATGGGGTTACATCCTGCTTTCACTTATCATCATGGGCAACACGCACATGCTCATGCCCTAGAAAGAGAGAGATTGACCTTGGGGGCTGCTGGTGGAGGACCTGGTGGAGCACCTGGAGGACCTGGAGCAGCGGGGGGTGGCCGTGGAGAGCTGTCCTATGCAGAGCGTCTGGCTGCAGAGCGGCAGCATGCTGAAAGAGTGGCGGCTCTGAGTGGAGATCCTCTCACAAGACTCCAAATGCTGAATGTGACCCCTCATCATCATCAGCATTCACACATTCACTCCCACTTACACCTACACCAGCAGGATGCTATCCATGCAG CCTCTGCTGCTGTGCACCCCCTTATGGATCCACTAACTTCAGGATCCCATCTCACACGGATCCCATATCCTGCAGCTGGTCTACCAAATCCCCTGATTCCCCACCCCTTGCACGACAGTGATGTGCTACGGCAGCAAATCTTTG CGCATAACAGAATGGAGGGGGCCCGCCATCCGGTCACAAGGCACTGTCAGTCAACTGCAGCGAGAG CCTCTCCCTACAGGGACCTCCCGAGCTCCTTGTCTGCTCCCCTCTCTGCCGCTCACCAGCTGCAAGCGATGCATGCGCAGTCAGCAGAACTACAGCGCCTTGCCCTGGAGCAACAGCACTGGTTACAGACGCACCACCCCTTGCAGGGAGTCCCTCTCCCTGGGCAAGAAGATTACTACAGGTGA